The following proteins are encoded in a genomic region of Dialister hominis:
- a CDS encoding MlaD family protein, producing MMKWTTEAKVGAFSLAGIILFTIIIVHLSTLVIFGRSGFLVTGYFKEAEGIEKGNPIHYAGVEVGMVDNIAVKNGEAVLSLRFYNDAKIPKDAEFTIQTSSVMGGRFIKVSGGHQDRGYLQNGMTVEGVASPGIDQAMDKMDKLINSAQMMLNGINEIVADPNAQRNVKNSISNFDAISQNLAILTSQGIQTASEIQEITGQINSMLKQFNGDGKAAADARAIMDNLVVTSENARKISENAKNISGKINNIMNGNADLGMSVSGELLYNTKKDDFSPNIFLKAGKDSYGLFGIESVGNDPVYDAMFGRMKGIYGVHAGIIRNKLGIGADYEKKKWKFSADLFDPNDLALRIRGTYDLGDNVFVIGQSILPHSKTGGGEYLGLGYNY from the coding sequence ATGATGAAGTGGACAACTGAAGCGAAAGTAGGGGCTTTTTCGCTCGCAGGAATCATTTTGTTTACAATAATCATTGTCCATTTAAGCACTCTGGTTATTTTTGGCAGAAGCGGTTTTCTTGTAACAGGTTATTTTAAAGAAGCGGAAGGCATCGAAAAAGGAAACCCGATCCATTATGCTGGCGTAGAAGTCGGCATGGTCGACAACATTGCAGTTAAAAACGGCGAAGCGGTATTATCGCTGCGCTTCTATAATGATGCCAAGATTCCTAAGGATGCTGAGTTTACCATTCAAACCAGCAGTGTCATGGGCGGAAGATTCATCAAGGTTTCCGGAGGCCATCAGGACCGCGGATATCTCCAGAACGGTATGACCGTAGAAGGTGTTGCCAGCCCGGGAATTGACCAGGCAATGGATAAAATGGATAAGCTCATTAATTCAGCGCAGATGATGCTGAACGGCATCAATGAAATTGTTGCAGATCCTAATGCGCAGAGAAATGTAAAGAACAGCATCAGTAATTTCGACGCCATTTCCCAGAATCTTGCCATTTTGACATCCCAGGGCATACAGACCGCTTCGGAAATTCAGGAAATTACGGGCCAGATCAACTCCATGCTCAAGCAGTTCAATGGAGACGGAAAAGCGGCTGCTGATGCCAGGGCAATCATGGATAATCTGGTAGTTACATCAGAAAATGCCAGGAAAATATCTGAAAATGCAAAGAACATATCTGGTAAAATTAATAATATAATGAATGGAAATGCAGATTTAGGTATGTCTGTTTCCGGGGAATTGTTATATAATACTAAGAAAGACGATTTCTCGCCAAACATTTTCCTGAAAGCAGGCAAAGATTCTTATGGCCTGTTTGGGATAGAATCTGTTGGGAATGATCCTGTCTATGATGCCATGTTTGGAAGAATGAAGGGGATTTATGGAGTACATGCGGGAATAATCCGCAATAAACTCGGTATTGGTGCAGATTATGAAAAGAAAAAATGGAAATTCTCCGCCGATCTATTCGATCCGAACGACCTGGCTCTTCGTATACGCGGGACTTATGACTTAGGCGATAACGTTTTCGTCATCGGCCAGTCCATCCTTCCTCATAGCAAAACCGGAGGAGGAGAATATTTAGGACTTGGATATAACTACTGA
- a CDS encoding ABC transporter ATP-binding protein has protein sequence MIDIINVEQTFGDRRILKNVNLQINKGETMVILGASGSGKSTLLKMMIGLLKPTSGKILIDGRDITRMPETELNEQRKHMGMVFQYSALFDSMNVKENIAFGLRMHTKLSEPEIDQAVKEKLHLVGLDGTEELMPSNLSGGMKKRIGLARAIVLEPEIILYDEPTAGLDPIRSTDISLLIKNMQEKLHVTSVVVTHDLKSAELIADRMAFLYEGSFLEIGKPSALYQSKDPRIKQFMNGLPSSPDIEKEGDE, from the coding sequence ATGATTGATATTATTAATGTCGAGCAGACTTTCGGCGACAGAAGAATTCTGAAAAATGTAAATTTGCAGATCAATAAGGGAGAAACGATGGTTATCCTGGGGGCCTCCGGCTCAGGAAAATCTACGCTCCTTAAGATGATGATAGGGCTTTTGAAGCCAACATCAGGCAAGATATTGATCGATGGCAGAGATATAACAAGGATGCCTGAAACAGAGCTCAATGAACAGCGGAAACATATGGGCATGGTTTTCCAGTATTCAGCACTGTTTGACTCCATGAATGTCAAGGAAAACATTGCATTTGGGCTGAGGATGCATACAAAACTGTCAGAGCCTGAGATTGATCAGGCGGTCAAGGAAAAACTTCATCTGGTGGGACTTGATGGAACAGAAGAACTGATGCCGTCAAACTTGTCCGGGGGCATGAAGAAACGTATAGGGCTGGCAAGAGCTATCGTCCTTGAACCGGAAATCATCCTGTATGACGAACCGACAGCAGGCCTTGATCCCATCCGTTCAACGGATATAAGTTTATTGATAAAGAATATGCAGGAAAAGCTGCATGTTACAAGTGTTGTAGTAACACATGATTTAAAATCAGCGGAGCTTATAGCTGACCGGATGGCGTTTCTTTATGAAGGATCTTTCCTTGAAATCGGAAAACCTTCTGCGCTTTACCAGTCAAAAGATCCGAGAATAAAACAATTCATGAATGGATTGCCGTCTTCGCCGGATATAGAGAAAGAGGGGGATGAATGA
- a CDS encoding MlaE family ABC transporter permease has product MAFIESLGRQTISIFHQLGAIILLLIAAVKEIGTIRSRETFKQCLSLGVLSFPIVALTLLFTGMVLSVQIAGELTKYGADFTVGAIVAIGIGRELGPVLCGVVLAGRVGAAITAEIGTMRVTEQIDALRCMAVSPIGYLVVPRLVACMAMLPILNVFGVVIGVGGGMIVASLSHGVSSYVFMHSIRVFCVPSDLYIGVIKSIIFGMIVALVGCDRGMTCTAGAEGVGKATTQSVVYSIIMLFAANYILSSILF; this is encoded by the coding sequence ATGGCATTTATTGAATCTTTGGGAAGACAAACGATCAGTATATTTCACCAATTAGGGGCCATTATCCTTTTATTGATTGCGGCGGTAAAGGAAATAGGCACGATCAGGAGCAGGGAAACGTTTAAGCAGTGCCTGTCCCTCGGTGTTTTGTCATTTCCGATTGTTGCACTGACACTTTTATTTACGGGCATGGTACTTTCGGTACAGATTGCAGGGGAGCTTACGAAATATGGGGCTGATTTTACTGTCGGAGCTATTGTCGCCATCGGCATAGGCCGTGAATTAGGCCCGGTCCTTTGCGGTGTTGTGCTTGCCGGTAGAGTCGGTGCTGCAATTACTGCGGAAATCGGCACAATGCGCGTTACTGAGCAGATCGATGCCCTGAGGTGCATGGCCGTAAGCCCGATCGGCTACCTTGTCGTTCCCAGGCTTGTCGCATGTATGGCAATGCTTCCCATACTGAATGTTTTTGGCGTTGTAATCGGTGTCGGCGGCGGAATGATTGTAGCATCCCTTTCACACGGCGTGTCTTCCTATGTCTTTATGCACTCGATTCGTGTATTCTGCGTCCCGTCTGATTTATATATCGGTGTTATAAAATCCATCATATTTGGAATGATTGTCGCACTGGTCGGATGCGACCGTGGGATGACCTGTACTGCCGGCGCAGAAGGCGTCGGCAAAGCAACGACGCAGTCCGTCGTTTATTCCATAATTATGCTCTTTGCTGCAAATTATATTCTTTCATCTATACTGTTCTGA